In Coleofasciculus sp. FACHB-1120, the following are encoded in one genomic region:
- a CDS encoding rhodanese-like domain-containing protein: MNQDSLAHRWVVSAEAAKELIELDATILDVRNPVAWLLGHISGAVHVTWQQFSQQQSPNKGKLIENPEILEEKLRAVGICNNKPVVVVGNPAHNFGEEGRIVWMLRTLGHSQAVFVDGGHSALVKAGVPIVWGVTQPKPGNFVVQRTSLWEIQRDELKANLSAKEISQDFIVIDTREAREYAGTPAYGEQRGGHLPGAVHFYFQDLKDAKGNLLPRDQIIDKLERLGIQHHTPIITYCTGGIRSAFFTAVLVDLGFNNVKNYAGSMLEWSALPANHYPLKSESK, encoded by the coding sequence ATGAATCAGGATTCTCTCGCTCATCGATGGGTAGTCAGTGCAGAAGCAGCGAAGGAATTAATTGAGCTGGATGCGACGATTTTAGATGTTCGCAATCCAGTTGCCTGGTTGCTTGGGCATATTTCTGGCGCTGTTCATGTCACTTGGCAGCAATTCTCGCAACAACAATCACCAAATAAGGGAAAGTTGATTGAGAATCCAGAAATTTTGGAAGAAAAACTTCGCGCTGTCGGCATTTGTAACAATAAACCTGTCGTTGTTGTTGGCAATCCAGCGCACAATTTTGGTGAAGAAGGGCGCATTGTTTGGATGTTACGCACTCTAGGACATTCACAAGCCGTCTTTGTCGATGGGGGACATTCAGCGCTTGTTAAAGCAGGTGTCCCGATTGTGTGGGGAGTGACTCAACCCAAACCTGGCAATTTTGTTGTGCAACGAACTTCCTTATGGGAAATTCAGCGCGATGAACTCAAAGCCAATCTTTCCGCTAAAGAAATATCCCAAGATTTCATTGTCATTGATACCCGCGAAGCAAGGGAATATGCAGGAACTCCCGCTTACGGCGAACAGCGGGGAGGACATCTCCCTGGTGCGGTGCATTTCTACTTCCAAGATTTGAAAGATGCTAAGGGGAATTTGCTGCCTCGTGACCAGATTATTGATAAGTTGGAAAGATTAGGAATTCAGCATCATACTCCTATTATTACTTATTGTACAGGCGGCATCCGCTCAGCTTTCTTCACGGCTGTACTTGTTGATTTAGGATTTAATAATGTAAAAAATTATGCAGGTTCAATGTTAGAGTGGTCAGCTTTGCCAGCCAATCATTATCCTCTAAAATCTGAATCCAAATAG
- a CDS encoding tetratricopeptide repeat protein — MTDSLPLRDRYLQLIDQIVQTTLKGQIRSKEQVYKMLVKDVTPGTGEIFERVLEETLSATQQQVDTQKDEMKLAKATRTLRAMQTIRGEWERAQEKNRATDAIATAVQQIIASPSDDKLAALLRVIDPNLAQPLNLSQLASALKQQAPEITHPEQDRDVQQLAEGLVRGLESWQRLEGHLVSWIYDQNRSLGFEGTSAQSGPWAVWEKQVNSPYPQALFHTISLNESLIEFVGKQPPDLISFVELTVILQYLQRGLVNWFDKLVYDSKVGAKLSISTFLTFAVIWSQLANGLNQATILNSSSRDRLVNGCFQITLQILRTFSQRQYFPLYGGIFASFSGANLRTTLDYLDAPLRQVEGTQEKARILTLMGYSQRAQGRYADAIAFHEQALEIARNAGDRPCEIANFNHLSRTCVAQKNYAEAISYSQRALILSRQTGDRLGEANALANLGYSEVFQAQQLEQVEPEVYETAINYLQQGLQLSERLGDGQSKALCCSSLGIALLIVEQPQEAIKYLESGLQAAQFSGDLYLQGRNLAYLSEAHYSLQNIDKTILTGSLGMYLLEQIAAEEWRKTAGLLTILQGQMGAEAFQKKLQQSRPQIIALIGVDGYDYIPQILERYKESM; from the coding sequence ATGACAGACTCTCTGCCTTTGCGCGATCGCTATCTACAATTAATCGACCAAATTGTACAAACCACCCTCAAAGGGCAGATTCGCTCGAAAGAACAGGTGTACAAAATGCTCGTCAAGGATGTGACTCCGGGTACGGGCGAAATTTTCGAGCGAGTTTTGGAAGAAACCTTAAGCGCTACCCAGCAACAGGTGGACACGCAAAAGGATGAAATGAAGCTTGCCAAAGCGACTCGTACCTTGAGGGCGATGCAAACGATTCGGGGAGAATGGGAACGGGCGCAGGAAAAGAATCGGGCGACGGATGCGATCGCTACCGCTGTTCAACAAATTATCGCTTCCCCATCAGACGATAAGCTAGCAGCTTTATTACGGGTGATCGACCCCAATTTAGCGCAACCTTTGAACTTATCGCAGTTGGCATCTGCACTAAAGCAACAAGCGCCAGAAATTACCCATCCTGAACAAGATCGAGATGTGCAGCAACTTGCTGAAGGTCTTGTCCGTGGCTTGGAATCTTGGCAACGCTTGGAAGGCCACCTGGTAAGCTGGATCTACGACCAAAATCGCTCCTTAGGATTTGAAGGCACATCGGCGCAAAGTGGCCCTTGGGCAGTTTGGGAAAAACAAGTCAATAGCCCCTATCCTCAGGCATTATTCCACACGATTTCCCTCAACGAATCATTAATCGAATTCGTAGGCAAACAACCGCCTGACTTGATTTCCTTCGTTGAATTAACGGTAATTTTGCAATACTTGCAGCGGGGGTTGGTGAACTGGTTCGACAAGCTGGTTTACGACTCCAAAGTGGGCGCGAAGCTGTCGATTTCCACTTTTCTGACTTTTGCCGTTATTTGGTCGCAGTTAGCGAATGGCTTGAATCAGGCGACGATTCTCAATTCTAGTTCGCGCGATCGCTTAGTGAATGGCTGTTTTCAAATTACCCTACAAATCCTCAGAACCTTTTCCCAGCGGCAATATTTCCCCCTCTACGGGGGCATTTTCGCCTCATTTTCCGGTGCAAATCTCCGCACGACCCTTGACTATCTAGATGCACCGCTACGACAAGTGGAAGGCACGCAAGAAAAAGCTCGGATTTTGACCTTAATGGGCTATTCCCAGCGGGCGCAAGGTCGATATGCAGACGCGATCGCATTTCACGAACAAGCCTTAGAAATCGCCAGAAATGCAGGCGATCGCCCTTGTGAAATTGCCAATTTCAATCACCTCAGTCGCACCTGCGTCGCGCAAAAAAACTATGCCGAAGCCATCAGCTATAGCCAACGGGCTTTAATTCTCTCTCGTCAAACGGGAGACAGATTAGGAGAAGCCAATGCCCTCGCTAATCTCGGCTATAGCGAAGTTTTCCAAGCACAACAATTAGAACAAGTAGAACCCGAAGTTTACGAGACAGCCATTAACTATTTGCAACAAGGATTGCAGTTATCAGAACGATTAGGCGACGGTCAAAGTAAAGCCCTTTGTTGCAGTAGTTTGGGCATTGCCTTGTTGATAGTAGAACAACCCCAAGAAGCGATTAAATACCTGGAATCCGGCTTACAAGCCGCCCAATTTTCCGGCGATTTATACCTGCAAGGGCGAAACTTAGCTTACTTATCCGAAGCCCACTATAGTCTGCAAAACATCGATAAAACAATCCTTACAGGTAGCCTGGGAATGTATCTCCTAGAGCAGATTGCTGCGGAAGAGTGGCGGAAAACCGCAGGCTTACTCACCATCTTGCAAGGACAAATGGGAGCAGAAGCGTTCCAGAAAAAATTGCAACAATCGCGCCCACAAATCATCGCCCTTATCGGTGTTGATGGCTACGATTATATTCCCCAAATTTTAGAAAGATATAAGGAATCGATGTAG
- a CDS encoding alpha/beta hydrolase gives MFADFLPSQVQQLRESASIALAQKIERQAIKTPLSPQPIATAYVHQGNGGTPILLLPGFDSSVLEFRCLLPLLAAQNETWTVDLLGFGFTDRVQGILYNPDAIKTHLYYFWKTYIQVPVMLVGASMGGAAAIDFTLTYPHAVKKLVLIDSVGFSGSFPLASYLFPPLDFLAVEYWRQRKLQALLWGSTFGNLEPTAIEAIRCAALHMEMPGWHEAIIAFMKSGGYWNLAGRIPQIDKRTLILWGEADDMLGTDDAERFKRAIAHSQLIWIENCGHVPQFEQPEITAKHILAFR, from the coding sequence ATGTTTGCCGATTTTCTACCCTCCCAAGTTCAGCAGTTGCGCGAGTCCGCATCCATCGCCCTTGCTCAAAAAATTGAACGTCAGGCGATTAAAACTCCTCTCTCGCCACAACCGATAGCTACAGCTTACGTCCATCAGGGGAACGGTGGCACCCCAATTCTGTTACTACCCGGTTTTGATAGTTCGGTGCTAGAGTTCCGCTGCTTGCTACCACTACTCGCCGCCCAAAATGAAACGTGGACGGTAGATTTGTTGGGATTTGGCTTTACAGATCGAGTGCAGGGAATTTTGTATAACCCCGACGCCATCAAGACACACCTGTATTACTTCTGGAAAACTTACATCCAAGTGCCAGTTATGTTGGTAGGCGCTTCGATGGGAGGTGCAGCAGCAATTGACTTCACCCTCACTTACCCGCACGCTGTCAAAAAGCTGGTGTTAATTGACAGTGTAGGTTTCAGCGGTAGCTTCCCGCTTGCCTCCTATCTCTTTCCTCCCTTAGACTTTCTGGCAGTCGAATATTGGCGTCAGCGCAAACTCCAAGCGCTGTTATGGGGCAGCACTTTTGGCAACTTGGAACCGACTGCAATTGAGGCGATTCGGTGTGCGGCGCTGCACATGGAAATGCCCGGTTGGCACGAAGCAATCATCGCGTTTATGAAAAGTGGCGGTTACTGGAATTTAGCGGGTAGAATTCCGCAAATCGATAAGCGGACGCTGATTCTGTGGGGAGAGGCGGATGATATGTTGGGTACGGATGATGCCGAGAGGTTTAAGAGAGCGATCGCTCATTCTCAACTAATTTGGATCGAGAATTGCGGGCACGTTCCTCAATTTGAACAGCCAGAGATTACCGCTAAGCATATTTTGGCTTTTAGGTGA
- a CDS encoding GNAT family N-acetyltransferase, which yields MSFQEKSDLISEQPEKFIFSDNKGRKYELCLEMDDDKCIYVRLKHRGIKVGEANCVRYPPDKLLLADLNIYDEVIHIPQNFWDVFLKIVLNRSKKKNYRKRGLGSYLLQFVIKHASKKGIKLIFGKVVKRDSDNNPKLLEWYRKHGFEVDYTTGNDDPDTVARIYMNLS from the coding sequence ATGTCATTTCAAGAGAAAAGCGATTTAATATCTGAACAGCCGGAGAAATTTATCTTCTCGGATAACAAAGGTCGAAAATATGAGTTGTGCCTAGAAATGGATGATGATAAGTGCATTTACGTGAGGTTAAAACATCGAGGGATAAAGGTGGGCGAAGCTAACTGTGTCCGGTACCCGCCGGATAAACTATTATTAGCAGACCTTAATATCTACGATGAAGTTATTCACATTCCCCAAAACTTTTGGGATGTTTTTCTAAAAATAGTCTTGAATCGAAGTAAGAAAAAAAACTACCGCAAAAGAGGATTAGGTTCTTATCTTCTACAGTTCGTAATTAAACACGCTTCCAAGAAGGGTATAAAACTTATTTTCGGAAAGGTCGTTAAGAGGGATAGTGATAATAACCCTAAGCTGCTTGAATGGTATAGAAAACACGGATTTGAAGTGGACTATACTACTGGTAACGACGATCCAGATACAGTAGCAAGAATATATATGAACCTTAGCTAA